A genomic segment from Sciurus carolinensis chromosome 1, mSciCar1.2, whole genome shotgun sequence encodes:
- the Ccn3 gene encoding CCN family member 3, whose translation MHRVQSMSLFVRKRCLCLAFLLHLLGQVSATQRCPSPCPRQCPETPPTCAPGVRAVLDGCSCCLVCARQRGESCSELKPCDQSSGLYCDRSADPSNQTGICMVLEGDNCVFDGVIYRSGEKFEPNCQYHCTCRDGQIGCVPRCQLDVLLPGPDCPAPRKVAVPGECCEKWTCGPNEKGTLGGLALPAYRPEATVGVEVSDSSINCIEQTTEWSACSKSCGMGLSTRVTNRNRQCEMVKQTRLCMVRPCEQEPEQPTDKKGKKCLRTKKSLKAVHLQFKNCTSLHTYKPRFCGVCSDGRCCTPHNTKTIQVEFQCSPGQIIKKPVMVIGTCTCHTNCPQNNEAFLQELEPKTSRGEM comes from the exons atgcacagagtgcagagcatgaGCCTCTTTGTGCGAAAGAGGTGCCTTTGCCTGGCCTTCCTACTCCATCTCCTGGGTCAG GTCTCTGCGACTCAGCGCTGTCCCTCCCCGTGCCCACGCCAGTGCCCCGAGACGCCACCGACCTGCGCCCCGGGGGTGCGCGCTGTGCTGGACGGTTGCTCCTGCTGTCTAGTGTGCGCCCGCCAGCGCGGAGAGAGCTGCTCTGAGCTGAAGCCGTGCGACCAGAGCAGCGGACTCTACTGCGACCGCAGCGCCGACCCCAGCAACCAGACTGGCATCTGCATGG TGCTAGAAGGAGACAACTGTGTGTTTGATGGGGTAATTTATCGCAGCGGAGAGAAGTTTGAGCCAAACTGCCAATACCACTGCACCTGCAGAGACGGGCAGATCGGCTGTGTGCCCCGCTGTCAGCTGGACGTGCTACTGCCTGGCCCAGACTGCCCAGCTCCCAGAAAAGTCGCAGTGCCTGGAGAGTGCTGCGAAAAGTGGACCTGTGGCCCAAATGAGAAGGGGACATTGGGAGGCCTTGCCCTTCCAG CCTACAGGCCAGAAGCTACAGTGGGAGTTGAAGTCTCTGACTCGAGTATCAACTGCATTGAGCAGACCACAGAGTGGAGTGCATGTTCCAAGAGCTGTGGAATGGGTCTTTCCACCCGGGTCACCAATAGGAATCGTCAGTGTGAGATGGTGAAGCAGACTCGGCTCTGCATGGTGCGGCCCTGTGAACAAGAGCCTGAGCAACCAACAGATAAG aaaggaaaaaagtgtctCCGCACCAAGAAATCTCTCAAAGCCGTGCACCTGCAGTTCAAGAACTGTACCAGCCTGCACACCTACAAGCCCAGGTTCTGTGGGGTCTGCAGCGATGGCCGGTGCTGCACCCCCCACAACACCAAAACCATCCAGGTGGAGTTCCAATGCTCACCGGGGCAGATCATCAAGAAACCAGTGATGGTCATCGGAACCTGTACCTGTCACACCAACTGTCCTCAGAACAATGAGGCCTTTCTCCAGGAGCTGGAGCCGAAGACCAGCAGAGGGGAAATGTAA